The following are encoded in a window of Penaeus monodon isolate SGIC_2016 chromosome 9, NSTDA_Pmon_1, whole genome shotgun sequence genomic DNA:
- the LOC119576629 gene encoding glycine receptor subunit beta-type 4-like, producing MCGNLTGRGRVIGSPAAFGVKVFFLMNAVVVVYSLRMPSRSRGYTSPELRQLDLLLHPSVYDRRQTPAADTGEATRVDIEFYIRSFSSVNPVDMDYSVDLSLRQRWAEARLNNSLRRPIDTHDPMVVKLLWKPEVYFPNAKHGDFQYVTVPNVLVRIQPNGTILYILRMKLTFSCVMDLSTFPLDHQTCSMEVASFAKTTRELYLNWYHDSPVKLYRQLHLLQFEVKFVAATNCSHSFPAGNYSCLQAVFHLQRNLAYHLVQSYLPSSLIVVVSWVSFWLDADAVASRVILGVTTLFTVCSESAAFGNKLSTVSYVKALDVWMGSCTVFVFLAMVEFTLVNYIGRRRRRLLFRSSAESQENIEARERSDSIRSTAVETPEMTENTPVDAEDSGAAETGGSATFLREGPNAEKSAEGDVEVPLAWLLEAERAKRIDRNSRVVFPLLFLVFNLGYWVYYQALC from the exons ATGTGTGGTAACTTAACAGGGCGCGGTCGAGTGATAGGGTCTCCGGCTGCCTTCGGCGTCAAAGTATTTTTCTTGATGAACGCGGTCGTCGTTGTTTACTCATTACGCATGCCCTCCAG ATCGCGTGGCTACACGAGTCCTGAGCTACGGCAGCTggacctcctccttcaccccagcGTGTACGACCGCCGCCAGACTCCAGCTGCTGACACTG GAGAGGCGACTCGTGTGGACATCGAGTTCTACATCCGTAGCTTCAGCTCCGTTAACCCAGTCGACATG GACTACTCGGTGGATTTGTCCCTGAGGCAGCGGTGGGCGGAAGCTCGTCTCAATAACAGCCTGCGGAGGCCCATTGACACACACGACCCCATGGTGGTGAAGCTCTTGTGGAAGCCTGAGGTGTACTTCCCCAATGCCAAGCACGGGGACTTCCAGTATGTGACGGTTCCCAACGTTCTCGTCAGAATACAGCCCAATGGTACCATCCTGTATATCTTGAG GATGAAGTTGACATTCTCGTGTGTAATGGATCTGTCAACTTTTCCACTAGACCACCAGACCTGTTCCATGGAAGTGGCCAGCT TCGCCAAAACAACCCGTGAGCTGTATCTGAACTGGTATCACGACAGTCCCGTAAAGTTGTACAGGCAGCTTCATCTGCTTCAGTTTGAGGTCAAGTTTGTCGCGGCTACTAACTGCAGCCATTCTTTCCCTGCTG GGAACTACAGCTGCCTGCAGGCAGTGTTCCACCTTCAGCGCAACCTGGCCTACCACCTAGTGCAGTCGTACCTGCCGTCCTCGCTCATCGTGGTCGTCTCATGGGTCAGCTTCTGGCTGGACGCTGACGCCGTGGCTTCCCGGGTCATCCTTGGCGTGACGACTCTCTTCACCGTGTGCTCGGAGTCTGCTGCCTTCGGGAATAAGCTGTCGACAG TGTCGTACGTGAAGGCTCTGGACGTGTGGATGGGGTCGTGCACCGTGTTCGTGTTCTTGGCGATGGTGGAATTCACGCTCGTTAACTACATCGGCCGACGCCGCCGCAGACTCCTGTTTCGGTCCTCCGCCGAGAGCCAGGAAAATATC GAAGCACGAGAAAGAAGCGACTCCATCCGCAGCACGGCCGTTGAAACTCCCGAAATGACCGAGAACACGCCAGTCGATGCGGAGGACAGCGGCGCCGCGGAAACAGGAGGCAGTGCTACTTTTTTACGCGAAGGCCCGAATgctgaaaaaagtgcagaaggTGACGTCGAAGTCCCTTTGGCCTGGCTGCTTGAAGCGGAGAGAGCAAAAAGGATCGATAGAAATAGCAGGGTGGTCTTCCCGCTACTCTTCCTCGTCTTCAATCTGGGCTACTGGGTCTACTATCAGGCTTTATGCTGA